From the Nodularia sphaerocarpa UHCC 0038 genome, the window ACCAACCAGATGATAAAAATCATGAGTAGTTCTCGAAAGCATCTTGAGATATGAGATATCATCAACTACAGGAACTGTCTTGTAGAAGTAGGGTTTAAAGCCTTTAGACTTAATATTATGAGCATAAACATGACCCAAAGTACCCTCTGGAAGCCGGCTTAACTCATCCAGATTGAAAGCATCAGGAAGCCAGCGTTCTTCAAACAGGGTGTTCACTTCAGGGATTTTTTTTAGCTCATTAACGGCCCTCTGTGCCATTCCCGTGTGATCAAGTGCGTCTTCAAATTTAAATAATTCATCCGTGCTACCACCGTCAATTTTGAGGTTACTAGATGCGAGAAATTTAATAATGTAAGTAAGAAGTCCTTTATCAGTGTCACGAGTAATTACATTGACCATAGTGATTCTCTGCGTTGCAATATAACTTTGCTAATTAAAACCTGAAGTGCATTATTTAAAATTTATGCAGTGCCACTAAAAAAGAATATGCACTACTTATTTTTGATAAAAATAATCATTTCTTCATGGATCTTCAGATAGATTTCATAAGCTGTAAATTGTTGTTTATTGAAAGGTTAAAGCAAAATATAAAGACTAAAAGAATGAACTTATATCATCTCCGCTTGATTCATCTCCGCTTGATTACTTATTAAAACCGAAGAACCCCACCCCGCCAAAGCTGCGCTTTGTATCCCCTCCCCGCTTGCGGGGAGGGGATAAAGGGGTGGGGTGCAATGACTGTGGGAATCATAACTAATTATACGGACATGAACTTAAAGAGTAGAGAGGTTGCATACAAAATCTCTAGAGATTTTTAATTTACCTTGTATATTTTAAATAACGTAAATTTTCTGTAACCTGTAAATTAGATACTTCACAAACTACTAAAAAAAGCAAAAAACACAGATATATCCTCTTATCTGTGTTCATCTGTGTTCATCTGTGGATTAATATTCTTACCAATATTACATACCCAGCCACGGTAAAAATTTTAAACAGAAACTGGAATCGACAAATTAGCCACTCTTGTAGATAGCCACCCATACCAACTTTCTAAACCAGCACCAGTAGTAGCAGAAACCTGAAAAATCTGAATTTGGGGATTAACCTGTCGGGCATAATCTATACATTTTTGCACATCAAACTGCACATAAGGTAACAAATCAACCTTAGTAAGAATCATGATGTCACTAGCACGAAACATATGGGGATACTTGATAGGCTTATCTTCTCCCTCAGTCACCGAGAGAATAACCACCTTAGCCTGTTCTCCCAAATCAAACAAAGCCGGACAAACCAAATTTCCGACATTTTCAATCATCACCACCGAATTGAGAGGCGGGTTCAATTGTTGTAAACCCCTATCAATCATAGAAGCTTCTAAATGACAACCAGTACCCGTATTAATTTGCACCACCTTACAGCCTGTTTCCCTAATCTTTTGGGCATCATTAGCTGTTTCTTGGTCGCCTTCAATTACACTAATAGGTAGCTGATTTTTTAAATCATGAATAGTCCGAGTTAACAGAGTTGTTTTACCCGAACCAGGAGAACTCATTAAATTTAAAGCTAAAATATTGCGTCCTTTAAACCATCCCCGATTTTGGGCTGCTATCAGATTATTTTTCGCTAAAATATCCTGTTCTAAAGATATTGTTGTATTATGTATTTTGGCATGAACTTGAGAAACTTCATGATTATGGGAATGGCTAATTACAGTACCATCAGGTAAAGTGTGAGTATGATCATGGTGATTGTGTTCAACCTCACCAGTTTCTAAATTAGTAATTGTGCTTTCAGCATCATCAGAACAACCACAAGTTACACACATAATTACTCTATTTCGATTTCCTTAATTTTCAATTCTTCACCAGCTATTAAGTCTAACTGCACGCTACCACAGCCACATACACCAAAAGGTTTATTTAAATGTATTTCTGCACCACATTCACGACATCGTGCTAAACCAGGAATTTCCCTAATTTCTAATATCGCCCCCACCAAAACTGTACCTTGAGTACAGATATCAAAACAGAACTTTATAGCATCAGGTAAAATCGCCGAAAGTTGACCAACTTCTAACACCACACGTTGAACCTTTGCACCTTGGGCGTGTTCACTAACAATAGCCACAATATTCTGCGTAATTCCTAGTTCGTGCATAAAATTAAGTGTTGAGTATACTAAAAACCTCTCTCCAAACCTCTCTCCTACAAGGAGAGAGGCTTTGAAACACCCATTCCCTTGTAGGGAAGGGGGGAAGGGGGGTTAGGTTTATAAAATTTTTGAAATAAACAATACTTTTCAAACATCCTCTAAATAATCATTCTCTCTTCCTTGGCGACCTTGGCGACTTGGCGGTTCGTTATTCCAAAAAATCAACAAATTCTGGGTAATTGTTCCCCCACCAACATATCAACAATACGTTCAGTCCCAAAAGCCGTTCTTAACAAAACCATACCCGGAGGGGAAGCAATAACCTCACCAATCACACAAGCATCCTTACCGGCTGGGTGAGACTTCATAGCTGCTAAAACAGTTTCAGCATTCTCACCACCTACCACCACCACTAACTTACCTTCATTCGCCAAATACAAAGGATCTAAACCTAGTATTTCACAAACTCCTTTAACTTCTTCCCGCACAGGGATAGATTCTTCATCGAGACGAATACCTACACCAGAACTCAAAGAAAATTCATTTAAAACTGTAGCTAAACCGCCCCGTGTAGCATCGCGCATGGCGTGAACATCAGGACAAACACTCAGGATATTTGCGACTAAACTATGTAACGGTTGACAGTCACTTTCGACATTAGTTTCTAATGCTAATTCCCCACGGGCGATTAAAATTGCTGCACCATGATTTCCCAATTCGCCATTAATAATTACTACGTCTCCCACTTGGATATTATGGGCAGAAATGTTAATTCCTTGAGGAATTACGCCAATACCTGTAATATTAATAAACAGTTTATCAGCAGCACCACGTTGGACAACTTTGGTATCACCTGTGACAATTTGCACGCCAGTTTTTTGGGCGGCTAATTTCATACTAGCAACAACACGCCGCAAAGTTTCTACTTCTAATCCTTCTTCTATAATCACGCTACAAGTGAGATATAAGGGTTTAGCACCACTGACGGCTAAATCATTAATAGTGCCATTAATTGCTAATTCGCCAATATCACTACCGGGAAAAAATAAGGGGTCTACAACATAAGAATCTGTTGTAAATGCTAGTCTATCTCCCTGTTGGCTGAGACTAGCTAAGTTTAAACTGGCTTGGTCTTCTAATTGGGAAAGTATCGGATTATCAAAGCTACTTACAAAGATATCTTCGATTAAATCGCGCATGGCTTTACCGCCGCTACCATGGGCGAGGGTAATATGAGTATCTCTTAGTTTACCTTTGCGGGGTTGGGCATTTTTTTGAAATAGAGGATTTTGGGTTTTGTGTTTGGGGGAAATATTCATATTAAAAAACGAACCACGAAGTAACGAAGGTAGCGAAGGAAGAGAGGAAGAGGAAGTTTAGATGCCTTTTTCTTTATGTCTACCGCTATGTTTATCTATATGTAATTGACCGCCAACTGCCCAATTTTCTCGCTCAAATTCATCAATATGTATGGTTATCCATTCTGGTTTAGACCCCAAGGTTTCAATTAGTGTCTCGGTTAGTGCTTTGACTAATTGGCGCTTTTTTTCGACGGAGTGACCTTTGGCTATTTGGACTGTGATAAATGGCATATATTTTTTCTCATGGTTTGTGTAAAGAACCCCAGCCCCTCACGACAAGGGAGGAGGGGAGTTAGATATAGAATTTTTCGCTTGAGTGTGGTTTTGGATGAGTTTATTGTCCACAGATGAACACAGATGAACACAGATGAACAAAGATGGGTAATTTGTACATGGTTATTTGGATGGGACTAATTTTTGGGCTTTTTTACTAATTGTAGAATGTCGTCCATATTTGTAGTAGGCTGCACACGCACCTTCGGATGAAACCATGCAGGTTCCAATGGGTGTTTCTGGTGTGCAAGCTGTACCAAATACTTTACATTCCCAAGGTTTTAAAACTCCTTTGAGGATTTCTCCACATTTACAAGCTTTGTGGTCGGCTACTTTTAAGTTAGGAATAATAAATTTATTTTCTGCGTCGAATTGGGCGTATTCACTCCGAATTTTTAAGCCTGATTTCGGTATTTCACCTAAGCCTCGCCAATCAAAGTTTTCTCTCACTGCAAATACTTGGTTCATTGCTTGCAATGCTATTAAGTTTCCGGCTGGTTCTACTAATCTGTTATATTGGTTTTCTACTTCACAACGGTTTTCTACTAATTGCTGTAATATCATCCAAATTGATTGCAGTATATCTAAGGGTTCAAAGCCGGAAATTACTATGGGTTTATGATATTTTTGGGCAATAAATTGATATGGTTCTGTTCCAATTACCATGCTGACATGACCAGGCCCAATAAATCCATCTAGTTGTAAATCTGGGTTATCTAGTAGGGCTTGAAGGGCGGGAATTACTAGGACGTGGTTGGAAAACATACTAAAGTTGGTGATGTTTTCGGCTGCTGCTTGCAATATGGTGAGGGCGGTACTGGGGGCGGTGGTTTCAAAGCCGAGGGCGAAAAAGACTATTTCTTTGTCTGGGTTGTCTCTGGCGATTTGCAGGCTATCCAGGGGGGAGTATACCATGCGGATGTCTGCGCCTGTGGCTTTGGCTTGGAGGAGGTTGGTGGTGGAACCGGGTACTCTCATGGTGTCGCCAAATGTGGCGAGAATGACGTTATGATTTTGGGATATGGCGATCGCATCATCTAATCTCCCTTTTGGCATGACGCATACTGGACAACCAGGCCCGTGGATAAGTTCTAGGTTATCGGGGAGGATGTCTTCTATACCGTATTTAAATATGGAGTGGGTATGTCCACCGCATATTTCCATCAGTTTTATCGGTTTTTTTAGTTGGTTGCAAAGTTGGGCTATTTGGTTGCGTAGGGCTGCTGCTTTTTCTGGTTCTCGAAATTCGTTGACGTATTTCATAATTTTTTTAACGAACCACGAAGGGCGCGAAGTTCACGAAGGAAGAGGGGAAAGGAAGAGAAGAGAAGAAAGAAGGGGTTTTAGTTGGTTATTTGGGCTTGGGCTGTTGCTAGTTCTTCTAATAGTTTTAATGTTTCGGTTGCTTCTTGTTCGTTGATACGATTCATGGCGAAGCCTACGTGAACTAATACCCAATCTCCTATACATTTTTCGGGGGGATGTTCTTCGTTTACTATGCAGGCTATATTTACTTGGCGTTTGACTCCAGCAATATTAACTATGGCTAGTTTATGGTTAATGTCGCTGATTTCTACTATTTGACCGGGAATTCCTAAGCACATTTTTGTTTTCCTGGAATTTATGAACCGAACCACAGAGGCGCAGAGAACGCAGAGGGAAGATTAAGATTTGGGGATTAATTGGGCGGCTGTAATTATTGCTTGTCCTAGTGATATGTTGCCGTCGTTGGAGGGGAGTAGACTGTGAGTTATTACGTTTATGCCTAATTTTTGTAAGGACTGAGTAACTTGTGTTAATAAAATGCAGTTCTGAAATACTCCTCCGGTTAATACGACTTGATTAATCAGATTTTCTTGAGCAAGATGTTTCACTACATTCACAATAATTTGCGCTAAACTCTTATGGAATTTTGTGGCTATATCTGATTGAGTAATCTGTTTTTGGAAGTCTTGAAGCAGGGCTTGCCACATTGGTTTTGAGTCTATATAATAAATGCTATCTGAAAAGTGAAGATGAAAAGGATAATTTTGCGTTTCTTCATAATTATTTAAGTTGGTAGGATTTACTAAGGCTTCCATTGCGATCGCACTTTGTCCTTCATAGCTACATTCTTCTGGATAAATCCCGATAGCCGCAGCTACTGCATCAAACAACCTCCCTACGGATGAGGCTGGAGGCGAGTTAATTCCTTGCTCTACAACTTGTTTAAGTAGCTCTAAGGGCTGTTTTTGCAAAAATTTGATAATTTCCAAGTCAGGATATTTTTGTTGGCATTCGTCCCAAATATCAGCACTGAGTAAGTGGGCGTAGGTGTTACGCCAAGGCTGATAAATTGCTTTTTCGCCGCCAATCATAGCCACTGGTTTAAATGTTGCGAGTCGTTGAAATTGACGATAATCTGCTAATAGAAATTCTCCTCCCCAAAATTTGCCGTCTTCGCCATAACCTAATCCATCTAAAGCAATACCTAAGACTGGGGGAGAATCTAAAGGAATCCCATTTTCTGCCATACAAGCAGCAATATGGGCGTGATGATGTTGGATAGAATGAAGTTTAAGTTTATTAACAGATGCGAGTTCTTTACCGAGTTTTGTGGCAAGATATTCGGGGTGTTTATCAATGGCGATCGCCTCTGGTTGATGCTCAAATAAATTTAAATATAAATTGAGTGTATCTTGATAAGTATGAAAAGCCGCAGCATTTTCTAAATCACCCAAATGTTGAGAAAGAATTGCTTCATTATCGCGTAATAAACAAAAGGTATTTTTTAACTCACTACCCATTGCTAAAATAGGTGTCACCTTCTCAAAACCAGGTGGTAAAATCATTGGTGCTGGTGCATATCCCCTAGCCCGGCGCATGATTTTTACTTGATTATCAATCACCCTAGCAACAGAATCATCTACTCGATTAACAATATCCCGATTATGCAAAAGAAAATAATCCGCAATATGACCTAACTTTTCTCTAGCTTCTCCATTATCAATACATTGAGGTTCATCAGCAATATTCCCACTCGTCAACACAATGGGGCGATTCATCCGCCGCAAAATCAAATGATGTAAAGGCGTATAAGGTAACATAAAACCGAGATAATTTAGTCCCGGTGAAACTGAAGGTGCAATCAAACAGTCAGGATTTTTCTGTAACAATACAATAGGCGCAGCAGAACTTGCTAATAATTCTTTTTCCTGAGTATTAACAGTACAATATTCCTCAATTACCGCCATATCACGCGCCATTAAAGCCAACGGTTTGTGATAACGCCGTTTACGCTGACGCAACTTCTGTACAGCAGCTTCTTGAGTTGCGTCACAAGCTAAATGAATACCACCCAACCCTTTAATAGCCACAATTTCGCCTTTTTGCAACAGAGTACAAACAGCATCAACATCATCCAGCATCGAAAACATCGAAGCCGTCACAGGTTTACCATCAGCCCGTTCTAACCAAGCATTCGGTCCGCAAGTATGACAAGCTACAGGTTGGGCGTGAAAACGACGATTTTCCACATTTTCATACTCCCCTTCACATTCAGCACACATAGCAAACGCAGACATACTGGTATTGCATCTATCGTAAGGAATCCCACGAATAATACTGAAGCGAGGACCGCAATGAGTACAATTAGTAAAAGGATAACGATAAAAACGGCTAAAAGGGTCAAAAATTTCCTGTTGACATTGGGGACAAATCGCCGCATCAGGAGTAACTTCTGTATTTTTAGAACTACTCACACTACGAGAAATCACAAAATCAGTAAAATCCCCATCACCTTCATAACAAACTCTCGTCAACTCCTGAATTTTCCCCAAAGGAGGACATTCAATATATAGTTTATTGATAAACTCAGTAATAGCCACCTCACTCCCAGAAACCCGAATTAAAACACCCTCACCATCATTACAAACATCACCCAACAACCCAGAAACCTTAGCCAAACGATAAACAGTAGGACGAAAACCCACACCTTGAACAGTCCCCCGAACCCTAATCTCACATCTTATATTCTTCTTCATGCCTTTGCGTCTTTGCGCCTTTGCGTGAAACACCTCTTACTCCAAACCCCACAACAAAACCCGATTATTTCCCGAATCAGCAACCACCGCAACATCACCACAAACCTTCACCCCATAACACCAATTCAAAGTATCACGCTGAGGTAAACCAAAATCCCGATTTTCACCCTTAGACTTAAAACTAACTTGTCCCACCAAACCATCAGCATCCGCCCCACATAATAATTGAGACTCCGGCTTTCTCCATCCTAACAAACGAGAATTTGCCGTATCAGCAACCAGCAAACAATTATTACCAACCGCTACACCATAAGGCATACTTAAACTACTAGCACTAGGAAAATAAACACCTTGATTCATTTCCACAGAATCAAAACTTTTTTGTCCTAAAACCACCGCACAAGGGGCATTATTTTCTGTAGGTATTCCCTCCCAAATCATCACCCGGTGATTACCAGCATCAGCAACAACTAAATTGTCTCCCCAAACAGTAATATCATGACACCAACGCATACTCGCCGCAGTGGGAGAACTCCCCCCATTTTCGTTGCGAGAAATCATGTCTGGTTGTCCCAAAACTAAATCAGCCGGTTGACCATTTTCTGTAGGTAACTGATGCCAAATTAATAACCTACGATTTCCCGTATCAGCTACAAATAGCTTTCCTTGATGATAGAAAACACCATAAGGCCAGTGCATAGTATTAGCAGCAGCTTGATGAGTTCCTTTATTTGGTTCATTTTGGCTAAAATCAGCTTGTCCTAACACCAAATCTGCTGGTACATGACTATCTTCTGGTACATTTTTCCAAATCAATATCCGATGATTCCAAGCATCAGCTACCGCTAAACCTGCACCACAAGCACAAATTAATGTGGGGACACTAAAAGTATTTCTTCCTGGTGTACCTTTTGCATTTTGTCCTTCATGATAAAAATCAGGTTGTCCAATTACCCAGTCAGCCGGTTGACTATCTCTGGTGGGTAAATTTCGCCATCCCAATAATCGATGATGTCCTGTGTCTGATACCCATAAAGAACCAGTTTCAGATAATAAACAAGCACCACGAGGTCCGAACATATTTATAGGACTAGGTGCTACAGGTATAGCTAATATTTCTGGTTCAAGAATATTACCTAAAATAACTTCGGGACTATCAGAGAATAAAGGTGATAAGTCTAACGCAGGATTAATATTGACGGGTATATCCATTAAACACAAATGAACACTGATAACTATTTAAACTTATTAGTAAATATCAACGTGTATCGACGGTGGCAATTTTGCAATTAAATTGAATATTTGGGTAATTTAACAAAAACTTTCTCACCTTTAATTTGGACTGGATAAGACTGCAATGGCACATCAGCAACAGTTAAACATTCCCCAGTTTCTAAGTTATACTGAAATCCATGCGATTTACAAGTGAGAATACTATGATCTAATTTACCCATATCCAAGGGAGTTGCTAAATGTGGACAAGCATTGAGATAACAGGTAACATTTTCACCTTGGCGATATAAAATTAAGGAATTTTTCCCCACTTTACCTGTCAATATTCCAGACTCAGGAATTTGATCAATTGTTGTCAGTTTTACCCAAGTAGCGGTATCTTCTGGAGTAAATGGACTGTTGACAGTGGAAGTATGATTGACTGCTACAACTTTAGTAATTTCGGGACAATGATTTTTTATCGCCTGTTCTACACTCTGAGTTAATGTTAAGGTTGAAGTGGGACAACTGCTACAATTTCCAATTAATTTGACTTCTACTGTATCTGGTGCTTTAATGGCGACAAATTCTACATCGCCATCATGGCTTTTTAAGCCTGGGCGAACTTCTTCTAGGGCTGCTTGAATTCTTTCTATTAGCGGTGCTTTTGGTGGTTTAATTAATTCGTGATATAGCAAAACTGAATATACTATATCATCGTCTACGGCTTGACGTAAGGCTGACATTGATTCTTGTTTTAGGCTTTTGATTAAATGGGTTAAGGCTGCTTTATGTAAGTCTTCTATTGCTCTTTTTAGTCCTACTGCTACACATCTTTGGCTTTCGTCCCATTGGGCTATTATTGCTTCAAATCTATTGATTTCTTGAATTAGTTCTTCCAGTTTTGTCATTATTATTTATTATTTGTTGGATGGTAATTACGAATCAGTTATTGGTTTGGAATAAACGAACCACAGAGGCGCAGAGGACACAGAGGAATAAAGAGGAGGGAGTTTTTTCGGAGGTTTATCTGTAAAGATATCTATTTCATTTTGAAATCTTTGAGGAGAAATGGCATTATTGTACCTGTGACTAAACTAGCTACTGTTATTGGTAGCCAAAGGGGTAATTTTGTTTGCGATAATGATAGGATGATGAGGGAAGCAATGCTTGTACCAATCACAATTTGTTTGAAAAAATATCCGCGATCGCGCAGTAGTTTTCCTTTGAAAAATAATTTTGCTGAAAGCCATGCAATTTCAAACATGATTACTCCTAATAATTGGTGAATAATTTTAGTACAGCAAAACTTAAGAATATTGCGGGAATTACACCAGCAGGTCCAAATAATGCGCCTAATGTTGCTGCAAATTGATAACCAATGTCTTTTCCAGCTAACAGCATCGCGCCAATAGCACCACCAATCATCGATAAGGCTGTGGCTATGACTATCCAGGCGAATTCTGTGGCGATGTTCAATTCACCTGCTAGTAAACTTGTGAGAAAATCTCTGATGTCTGGGTTGTTGAAAATGTCTGTCATGGTAGTTATGAAATGAAGGGAAACAAATGCAAGGTTAATCCATACCTACTCGCATTTCTATTTCTACATCTTGTATGGCTTGGGCGACGGCTTCTGCTTGTGCTGTTTGCTGATTTTGGGTAAATATTCCCCAAGCTTCTTGATAGTAGGTATATGCTTTGAGGAGATTTTTAGCATTACCAGCTTCTGGTTTTTCGAGGTCGTCGGGTAAGTTGAATAAGGCGTTAGCTTTGTTAGATATGGTGTTAGCATATTCTAATGGCGTGTCTCTGGAGTTACGCACTTTTAAGGCTTCGTCATAAGCGGCGATCGCACGTAAGTTATTATCTACAGGATGGGAACTGACTAAATATTGCAACGCATTACCCAAGTTGTTCTGTAACATTGCATATTCCCTGGGATGGTCAATTAAGTTAATATGCTTTAATGCCACTTCAAAGGACTGCACTGCTAAACCCTGACGCAAATATTCCCGTTCTGATGACATGGGCATGGAAAGGTAGGCGATCGCAATATTATTGTATAAAATCGCGTATTCTTGTGGGTAATCCTCCCAGGTAAACACCTGCAAAGCCTCGTGATAAGCTTTGATGCTGTCCGTCATCCGTGCCTGATTAAATCCTACCAGCGACTGCAACACCAAGCCAAAATTCATCTGTGCCTCTGCTAATTCTTCTGGCAAAGCTAATTGTTGTAAAATAGGCAAAGCCTCTTCATAACTGGCTTTCGCTTGCAGCAGCAGTTGAGAACCTTCATCAGGAATACTCTGTAACGTCCCTGCCATCCCCACCAAGGCGCGGGCTTTCAATAGGGCGTACTCCTCACCACACATCTGGTATGCCCGGTAATATAGCCCCACTGCATTCCGCAAATCTTGAGCGGTTTTAGGCTGCTTATGAAAGCCTTGTGCCATTTCGATCAGCATCTCGAT encodes:
- a CDS encoding Coq4 family protein, whose translation is MVNVITRDTDKGLLTYIIKFLASSNLKIDGGSTDELFKFEDALDHTGMAQRAVNELKKIPEVNTLFEERWLPDAFNLDELSRLPEGTLGHVYAHNIKSKGFKPYFYKTVPVVDDISYLKMLSRTTHDFYHLVGGFDTDEIGEVGLQAFFIAQTPIPISVMIVSFGLVRISLYQPNKVQYLMSEICRAYHLGSETPGKFIAQKWDQYWDVQVSDIREKLGMKAIL
- the hypB gene encoding hydrogenase nickel incorporation protein HypB, coding for MCVTCGCSDDAESTITNLETGEVEHNHHDHTHTLPDGTVISHSHNHEVSQVHAKIHNTTISLEQDILAKNNLIAAQNRGWFKGRNILALNLMSSPGSGKTTLLTRTIHDLKNQLPISVIEGDQETANDAQKIRETGCKVVQINTGTGCHLEASMIDRGLQQLNPPLNSVVMIENVGNLVCPALFDLGEQAKVVILSVTEGEDKPIKYPHMFRASDIMILTKVDLLPYVQFDVQKCIDYARQVNPQIQIFQVSATTGAGLESWYGWLSTRVANLSIPVSV
- the hypA gene encoding hydrogenase maturation nickel metallochaperone HypA; amino-acid sequence: MHELGITQNIVAIVSEHAQGAKVQRVVLEVGQLSAILPDAIKFCFDICTQGTVLVGAILEIREIPGLARCRECGAEIHLNKPFGVCGCGSVQLDLIAGEELKIKEIEIE
- the hypE gene encoding hydrogenase expression/formation protein HypE; protein product: MNISPKHKTQNPLFQKNAQPRKGKLRDTHITLAHGSGGKAMRDLIEDIFVSSFDNPILSQLEDQASLNLASLSQQGDRLAFTTDSYVVDPLFFPGSDIGELAINGTINDLAVSGAKPLYLTCSVIIEEGLEVETLRRVVASMKLAAQKTGVQIVTGDTKVVQRGAADKLFINITGIGVIPQGINISAHNIQVGDVVIINGELGNHGAAILIARGELALETNVESDCQPLHSLVANILSVCPDVHAMRDATRGGLATVLNEFSLSSGVGIRLDEESIPVREEVKGVCEILGLDPLYLANEGKLVVVVGGENAETVLAAMKSHPAGKDACVIGEVIASPPGMVLLRTAFGTERIVDMLVGEQLPRIC
- a CDS encoding tautomerase family protein, whose amino-acid sequence is MPFITVQIAKGHSVEKKRQLVKALTETLIETLGSKPEWITIHIDEFERENWAVGGQLHIDKHSGRHKEKGI
- the hypD gene encoding hydrogenase formation protein HypD; translation: MKYVNEFREPEKAAALRNQIAQLCNQLKKPIKLMEICGGHTHSIFKYGIEDILPDNLELIHGPGCPVCVMPKGRLDDAIAISQNHNVILATFGDTMRVPGSTTNLLQAKATGADIRMVYSPLDSLQIARDNPDKEIVFFALGFETTAPSTALTILQAAAENITNFSMFSNHVLVIPALQALLDNPDLQLDGFIGPGHVSMVIGTEPYQFIAQKYHKPIVISGFEPLDILQSIWMILQQLVENRCEVENQYNRLVEPAGNLIALQAMNQVFAVRENFDWRGLGEIPKSGLKIRSEYAQFDAENKFIIPNLKVADHKACKCGEILKGVLKPWECKVFGTACTPETPIGTCMVSSEGACAAYYKYGRHSTISKKAQKLVPSK
- a CDS encoding HypC/HybG/HupF family hydrogenase formation chaperone; translation: MCLGIPGQIVEISDINHKLAIVNIAGVKRQVNIACIVNEEHPPEKCIGDWVLVHVGFAMNRINEQEATETLKLLEELATAQAQITN
- the hypF gene encoding carbamoyltransferase HypF → MKKNIRCEIRVRGTVQGVGFRPTVYRLAKVSGLLGDVCNDGEGVLIRVSGSEVAITEFINKLYIECPPLGKIQELTRVCYEGDGDFTDFVISRSVSSSKNTEVTPDAAICPQCQQEIFDPFSRFYRYPFTNCTHCGPRFSIIRGIPYDRCNTSMSAFAMCAECEGEYENVENRRFHAQPVACHTCGPNAWLERADGKPVTASMFSMLDDVDAVCTLLQKGEIVAIKGLGGIHLACDATQEAAVQKLRQRKRRYHKPLALMARDMAVIEEYCTVNTQEKELLASSAAPIVLLQKNPDCLIAPSVSPGLNYLGFMLPYTPLHHLILRRMNRPIVLTSGNIADEPQCIDNGEAREKLGHIADYFLLHNRDIVNRVDDSVARVIDNQVKIMRRARGYAPAPMILPPGFEKVTPILAMGSELKNTFCLLRDNEAILSQHLGDLENAAAFHTYQDTLNLYLNLFEHQPEAIAIDKHPEYLATKLGKELASVNKLKLHSIQHHHAHIAACMAENGIPLDSPPVLGIALDGLGYGEDGKFWGGEFLLADYRQFQRLATFKPVAMIGGEKAIYQPWRNTYAHLLSADIWDECQQKYPDLEIIKFLQKQPLELLKQVVEQGINSPPASSVGRLFDAVAAAIGIYPEECSYEGQSAIAMEALVNPTNLNNYEETQNYPFHLHFSDSIYYIDSKPMWQALLQDFQKQITQSDIATKFHKSLAQIIVNVVKHLAQENLINQVVLTGGVFQNCILLTQVTQSLQKLGINVITHSLLPSNDGNISLGQAIITAAQLIPKS
- a CDS encoding NifU family protein yields the protein MTKLEELIQEINRFEAIIAQWDESQRCVAVGLKRAIEDLHKAALTHLIKSLKQESMSALRQAVDDDIVYSVLLYHELIKPPKAPLIERIQAALEEVRPGLKSHDGDVEFVAIKAPDTVEVKLIGNCSSCPTSTLTLTQSVEQAIKNHCPEITKVVAVNHTSTVNSPFTPEDTATWVKLTTIDQIPESGILTGKVGKNSLILYRQGENVTCYLNACPHLATPLDMGKLDHSILTCKSHGFQYNLETGECLTVADVPLQSYPVQIKGEKVFVKLPKYSI